A DNA window from Candidatus Saccharimonadales bacterium contains the following coding sequences:
- a CDS encoding ABC transporter permease has product MHNLGTVFQFEVVRTLRKKSFWIMALAFPVIIGAVFAIIFFSNKTTDQAASDTKNQTFSIAITDDSHVLSSNILKQIGATTVTSKQAGIDRVTSGKLDAYFYYPSDLTKNQVEVYAKDVGLFDNSRYQGVASALLQQAVTNKVDTQTIAILQNKVGFNSTTYKDGVKYDGFKQIIAPGIFLVLFYILIVMFGNQMLTSTTEEKENRVIEMILTTIKARALIIGKILSLIVLAAIQIVVIMIPIVVVYLLFRNQLDLPNIDLSNIPLDPVRIAIGAAIFALSFLLFTGLLVAIGAATPTAKEAGGFFGMVMTLIFGPLYAVTLFVSAPDTLLVKFLSFFPLTAPIPLMLRNAVGNLSIPEALLGITILALSATVVLSLAIRLFRYGTLEYSKRISIASIFRRKKRA; this is encoded by the coding sequence ATGCATAATTTAGGTACTGTATTTCAATTTGAAGTAGTGAGGACACTTAGAAAGAAAAGTTTCTGGATTATGGCACTTGCATTTCCTGTCATTATTGGTGCAGTGTTTGCGATTATATTTTTCTCAAACAAAACAACGGATCAAGCGGCATCAGATACTAAAAATCAAACCTTTAGCATTGCAATCACTGACGATTCGCATGTTTTATCAAGTAATATCCTTAAGCAGATCGGTGCAACCACCGTTACTTCGAAACAAGCAGGTATTGATCGAGTGACTTCTGGTAAACTCGATGCTTATTTCTACTATCCTAGCGATCTTACAAAGAACCAGGTAGAAGTATATGCAAAAGATGTAGGACTATTTGATAATAGTCGATACCAGGGCGTTGCTTCTGCATTGTTACAACAGGCAGTAACAAATAAAGTAGACACTCAAACGATTGCTATCTTACAAAATAAGGTTGGTTTCAATTCAACAACATACAAAGATGGCGTAAAATATGATGGCTTCAAACAGATTATTGCGCCGGGAATATTCCTTGTTTTATTCTATATTCTAATTGTCATGTTTGGTAATCAAATGCTCACGAGCACGACTGAAGAGAAAGAGAACCGTGTTATTGAAATGATACTGACCACAATTAAGGCAAGGGCGCTTATTATTGGTAAAATACTTTCATTAATTGTTCTTGCTGCCATTCAAATTGTCGTCATCATGATTCCTATTGTGGTTGTTTATTTGCTATTTCGAAATCAGCTTGATCTTCCAAATATTGACCTGTCAAATATTCCTCTCGACCCTGTGCGTATCGCGATCGGTGCAGCAATATTTGCACTTAGTTTCCTCCTGTTTACAGGACTACTCGTGGCAATTGGTGCGGCAACACCAACTGCAAAAGAGGCTGGTGGATTCTTCGGTATGGTGATGACACTTATATTTGGGCCACTCTATGCGGTAACGCTTTTTGTGTCAGCTCCAGATACGTTACTTGTTAAATTTTTAAGTTTCTTCCCACTGACTGCACCAATTCCACTTATGCTACGAAATGCCGTCGGTAACCTTTCAATTCCTGAGGCACTGCTTGGCATTACTATTCTTGCGCTTAGTGCAACCGTCGTTCTCTCGCTTGCAATTCGCTTATTCCGCTATGGCACACTTGAATACTCGAAGCGTATATCAATTGCATCTATATTTCGACGTAAAAAGCGCGCATAA